AGCAACTTGCTTACGCAGCTCTTCACGTGCACGTTTACGCTCGGCATCAATTTCCGCCTGCGCCTGGGCCACGATTTTAGTACGTTCCTGCTCTGCTTCCGTTTTGGCTTCGTCCAGGATCTGAGCGCGACGTTTGTTCGCCTGCTCGATGATTACCTGAGCTTCCGCCTTCGCTTTTTTCAGCTGGTCGGTCGCGCTGGCCTTTGCAAGGTCAAGATCCTTGTGTGCGCGTTCAGCAGAAGCAAGACCGTCAGCAATTTCTTTTTGACGCTTCTCGATGGCAGCCATTAACGGCGGCCATACATACTTCATGCAGAACAGAACAAACAGGACAAACGCGATGGCCTGGCCGAGGATTGTTGCGTTAAGATTCACAGCACAATGCCTCTATCTAGTTAACGTTCTGATATTGCTCTTAATTCAAGCAACGCTTACTACGCGACAGCGAACATCACGTACAGACCCAGACCTACAGCGATCATCGGGATAGCATCCACCAGACCCATAACGATAAAGAACTGAGTACGCAGCAGAGGAATCAGATCAGGTTGACGCGCTGCGCCTTCCAGGAATTTACCCCCGAGGATGCCGATACCGATCGCAGCACCGATTGCCGCCAGACCCATCATCACAGCGGCAGCCATGTACAGCAGATCCATATTCAGGTTTTCCATGACAGTCTCCAGTTTGTTTCAGTTAAAACGTAGTAGTGTTGGTAAATTAATGCTCTTCAGACGCCATCGACAGATAGACGATCGTCAGAACCATGAAGATGAAGGCTTGCAGCGTAATAATCAGGATGTGGAAAATGGCCCACGGCACATTCAGGATCCACTGTGACCACCACGGCAACAGACCAGCAATCAGAATGAAAATCAGCTCACCGGCATACATGTTGCCGAACAGTCGCAGACCGAGAGAAACCGGTTTTGACAGCAGACTTACCCCTTCAAGGATTAAGTTGACAGGGATGAACGCCCAGTGATTGAACGGCTGCAGCGTCAACTCTTTCGTGAAGCCACCGATGCCTTTCATTTTGATGCTGTAGAACAGAATGAGGATAAATACGCCGAGCGCCATGGACAGGGTAATGTTCACGTCAGCAGACGGAACCACACGCAGTGCAGGCAGACCGAAGATATGCTCGCCGATGTATGGCAGCAAGTCGATTGGCAGTAAATCCATCAGGTTCATCAGGAATACCCAGACGAAGATCGTCAGGGCCAGCGGTGCAATCAGCTTGCTTTTGCCATGGTACATGTCTTTCACGCTACCATGCACAAAGCCGATTATCAGCTCAATCGCGGTCTGAAACTTGCCTGGTACGCCGCTGGTCGCCTTTTTGGCTACGCTGCGGAACATAAGCAGGAACAACAGACCCAGCACCACCGAGAAAAACATGGAGTCAATATTGAGCGTCCAGAAGGTGGCTGGGGGGTTATGCGGATCCACCAGCGAGAATGTACGCAGGTCCAGCTGAAGGTTGTTCAGATGGTGTCCTATGTAATCCTGCGGCGTCATATTTTCTGAAGCCATGATGCCTTTTACCCTTTGTTGTTAATTACAGCCGGCGCCAGTATCTGAACCACCAGCACCAAAACCCACGTAACGATCAGCGGCAAAAATACCGCCTTGAAAACCGCCAGCGCCACCACCAGCAATATCAGCATAGCTAACACCTTGAAGGCTTCGCCGAAGGCGAACGTCCAGGCCACTCGGCCTTTAGCAGGTGTATGCGCCTGGTGACGCCAGGCAAATATCATAAACAACACGTTAGGCAGAAAGACTGCCATACCTCCGCATATTGCGGAAGTGCCCCAGAAGAGGTCTTTGAGGCTGAACAGCAATCCACTTGCTACTACCGCCAGAAACTGAATGAACAGAAGCTTACGAGCAACGTTTCGACTCAAGAGCGACACAGACATCACGTTTTTACTCCTGCTCCCTTCGAGGTATGCCGCGTGTCGTATAAAACGTTCTTTAAGGCCTGGAGTCAAGCATCAAAAAGCGGTCAAATTATACGGTGCGCCCTCGTGATTTCAAACAATAAGTAGCTAAAAGGTGAATAAATGTTTAAATATTTTTCCCTGGCCCACATTTATGACTTTTAGCCAAACTGTGAACGATCATGCAAAACTGCAAATGGCGCGTAAACACTGGTGTTAAAGCGTGCTTCAGATCACATATTAAGCATATTCGCCCCGACGGTATTTATTTACTTGGCAAATGATGCCTTTTCAACTTTCTGATATTTAAGCCTAAAATCACTCACTCTTTTAAAAACGACTGATTACATCTCAAAAACCAACCATTGACATTTTTAATAAAAATTCAACACCAGAGAGTGATTCTATGTCTGGATTTTTAGCAGCCTGATATTTTCAGTGTTGACTAATTTTATCTTTAGCCAAAAACGCCACGTTGCTCTGTTGATAATAGACAGTGAACGTGGCGTTAAGTGTAACGACTTATATCAGCAAAAATGTCTCAGTATTTTAACAAGAAAAAGTCCGGATTTTTTCTATTTTTTTTGATAAATATTAAATTTTGTTGGGTCGAATCACCACCAGATGGCGTTCACCTTCCAGATGCGGGACCTGCAGTCTGACAACAGATTCAACGCAAAACGCTGCGGGTAAAGACGCAATCTCGTCTTCCGGCAACTGGCCTTTCAGGGCATAAAAACGGCCTTCTTCGCCCGGCAGGTGATGACACCAGCTCACCATGTCATTGAGAGAGGCGAACGCCCGACTGATCACGCCGTCAAACGGCGGTTCAGCGGGAAATTTTTCCACACGACTTTGCACCGGCGTGATGTTATCCAGTTTCAGCTCATGCTGAACCTGACGCAGGAAACGCACGCGTTTACCGAGGCTATCGAGCAGGGTGAAATGCGCTTGCGGACGCACAATGGACAACGGTATTCCTGGTAATCCAGGCCCGGTACCGACATCAATAAAACGCTCCCCCTGCAAATGCGGCGCAACGATAATGCTGTCGAGAATGTGACGAACCAGCATCTCGTTGGGATCCCGCACAGAGGTCAGGTTGTACGCTTTGTTCCATTTGTGCAGCATCTCAACATACGCAATCAACTGATTTTTCTGGTGATCGGTAAGCGAAATGCCAGCGTCTGCCAGCAGGCGAGAGAGTTTGTTGAGCACGGTAATAACCTGTTCTAAATAATTTGCCCGGAAGCAACGCGCCACCGGGCAATGTCCAACACATTAAGCGCTGCGGCGCAGCATACCCTGTTTTTTCAGCCACACCAGCAGAATGGAGATCGCTGCAGGCGTTACGCCGGAGATACGCGATGCCTGACCGATCGAAACCGGTTTGTGATCGTTCAGCTTGGCAATCACTTCGTTTGACAGGCCGGACACCTGGCGGTAATCCAGTGTCGCAGGCAGCAGCGTGTTTTCATTGCGCTGCTGTTTTTCGATCTCATCCTGCTGACGCGCGATATAACCTTCGTATTTCACCTGGATTTCAACCTGCTCAGCGGCCTGCACGTCTTCCAGTGCGGGAGCAAACGGGGTCAGGGTCGTGAGCTGTGCATAAGTCATTTCCGGGCGACGCAGCAGATCTTCACCACTGGCTTCGCGAGACAGCGGTGCAGTAAGGTGAGCGTTCACTTCGTTGGCCGATTCCGCAGCAGGCGTCACCCAGGTGGATTTCAGGCGCTGACGTTCACGTTCGATATTCTCCAGCTTTTCGTTGAAGCGAGCCCAACGCACATCATCTACCAGACCCAGTTCACGGCCCATTTCGGTCAGACGCAGATCGGCGTTGTCTTCACGCAGCATCAGACGGTATTCGGCGCGCGAGGTGAACATACGGTACGGTTCTTTGGTCCCCAGCGTGCACAGGTCGTCGACCAGTACGCCGAGATACGCCTGAGAACGTGCCGGAGCCCAGCCCTCTTTGTCTGCGGACAGACGCGCGGCGTTGAGCCCTGCAAGCAGACCCTGCGCGGCGGCTTCTTCATAGCCTGTGGTGCCGTTAATTTGTCCGGCAAAGAACAGGCCCTGAATGAATTTGCTCTCGAGCGTTGGCTTCAGGTCACGCGGATCGAAGAAGTCATACTCAATGGCATAACCCGGACGAACGATTTTCGCGTTCTCCATCCCTTCCATGGAGCGGACAATCTGCATCTGCACGTCAAAAGGCAGGCTGGTGGAGATCCCGTTCGGGTAAATTTCGTTTGAGGTTAATCCTTCCGGCTCCAGGAAGATTTGGTGCTGGTTCCTGTCGGCAAAGCGCATGACTTTGTCTTCGATCGATGGGCAATAACGCGGACCGATCCCTTCGATCACGCCAGCATACATCGGGCTACGATCGAGGTTATTGCGGATCACATCATGGGTTTTCTCATTGGTGTGCGTGATATAGCACGGCACCTGCTGTGGATGCTGGGCGGTATTGCCCATGAACGAGAAGACCGGCATTGGGTTATCGCCATGTTGCTGCGCCAGCACGCTGAAATTAATCGTGCGTGCATCGATGCGTGGCGGCGTACCGGTTTTCAGACGGCTTACACGCAGCGGCAGTTCGCGCAGGCGGCGAGAGAGCGGAATCGACGGCGGATCGCCAGCACGGCCACCGCTGTAGTTATCCAGACCAATATGAATTTTTCCGTCAAGGAATGTCCCGACGGTCAGCACCACGGCTTTGGCGCGAAATTTCAGTCCCATTTGGGTCACGGCGCCAACGACACGATCGTTTTCAACAATCAGATCTTCAACTGCCTGCTGGAAGATCATCAGGTTCGGTTGGTTCTCCAGTGCGGTACGCACCGCCTGACGATACAGCACACGATCCGCCTGAGCACGGGTGGCGCGAACCGCAGGCCCTTTGCTCGCGTTTAGTATCCTAAACTGGATTCCCGCTTGGTCGATCGCTTTCGCCATCAGCCCGCCGAGTGCATCCACTTCTTTTACCAGGTGTCCCTTCCCAATACCGCCAATCGCCGGGTTGCAGCTCATCTGCCCCAACGTGTCGATATTGTGTGTCAAAAGCAGGGTTTGTTGACCCATACGCGCTGCGGCCATCGCGGCCTCAGTGCCTGCATGACCCCCGCCAATGATGATGACGTCAAAAGGATCCGGATAAAACATGGTAATTGCCTCGCATAACGCGGTGTGAAAATGGATTGAAGCCCGGGCGGTGGATTCTACTCAACTTTGTCGGCTTGAGAAAGACCCCGGGATCCTGGGTATTAAAAAGAAGATCTTTTTATTTAGAGATCTGTTCTATTGTGATCTCTTATTAGGATCGCCACTGGCTGTGGATAAGCCGGATCCGAGCATTAAGATCAATACGTTGGTAAGGATCATTAGCTGTGAATGATCGGTGATCCTGGTCCGTATAAGCTGGGATCAGAATGAAGGGTTATACACAACTCAAAAACTGAACAACGGTTATTCTTTGGATAACTACCGGTTAATCCAAGGTTCTTACCAGAGTTATACACAATAAATCGCACGATCTTTACACTTATTTGAGTAAATTAATCCAGGATCCCAGCCAGGCTTCTGCTGGATCTTCCGGAATATCGTGTTCAAGGATGTTGATCTTCAGCGTTTCGCCAATCTGTTTGGCACCAGAATGCTTCAGTTCAGCTTCGATCTTCTCTATTGCACCACAGAATGTGTCATATTCGCGACTGCCAATACCGATCGCGCCGAAACGAACCTGCGACAGATCCGGTTTTTGCGACTGAAGATCTTCATATAAAGGAACAAGGTTATCGGGAATGTCCCCCGCGCCGTGCGTGGAGCTGATGACCAGCCAGATCCCCGTCGCAGACAGGGAGTCTAACAGCGGACCGTGCAGTGTTTCGGTTGAAAAACCGGCATCTTCCAGCTTTTCAGCCAGGTGTTCTGCAACATATTCAGCGCCGCCAAGGGTGCTGCCGCTAATAAGAGTTATGTCAGCCATACGAGCCCATCCTTTTAAAGAGGGGCTATTGTACGCTGTGAGTGAGCTGGGATCTACCTGTGGAAAAATGTGGGATTAAAAAAGGCGATCACGGCTTAATGGTACGCATGATCGGGTTTTGCAGGACGATCAGCGTCTCGGTGGACTGAATTTCATCAATTGTTTGGATCTTGTTGATAAGTACGTGCTGGAGTGCATCGATCGACCTGCACATGACCTTAATAAAGATGCTGTAGTGGCCGGTGGTGTAGTATGCCTCAGTGACTTCATCCAGACTCTCAAGCCTGGCCAACGCTGAAGGATAGTCTTTGGCGCTTTTGAGAATAATGCCGATAAAACAACCGACGTCGTAACCGAGTTGTTTCGGGCTGACATCAATACGAGCGCCGGTAATGATCCCCGCCTGCTTCATTTTTTCTACACGGACGTGAATAGTCCCTGGACTGACGCCAAACTGTTTCGCCAGTTCGGCATAGGCGGTACGAGCATTTTCCATTAAGGCATCCAGAATGCCGCGGTCCAGATTGTCGATCTGATAATTTTCCATAGCTTTTTCTTATGTCTATTAATGATTCACTCTATTTTAGCGCCTTATTTTAACGAATCAAAATCGAATAAGGCTTTTTGTTTGTTGATTATTGAATATTGCCCCCATTCTGTTGCTTAATCATAGGCAACAGGACGCAGGAGTAAAAAAATGAAAACCGCTTACATTGCCAAACAACGCCAAATTAGCTTCGTGAAATCTCACTTCTCTCGTCAACTGGAGGAGCGTCTGGGTCTGATTGAAGTCCAGGCACCGATCCTCAGCCGTGTAGGGGATGGCACGCAAGATAACTTGTCTGGCTGTGAAAAAGCGGTGCAGGTAAAAGTGAAAGCGCTGCCAGATGCCCAGTTCGAAGTGGTGCATTCACTGGCAAAATGGAAACGTCAAACACTGGGACAACACGACTTCAGCGCAGGCGAAGGGCTGTACACGCACATGAAAGCCCTGCGCCCGGATGAAGATCGCCTCTCTCCGCTCCACTCGGTCTATGTCGATCAGTGGGACTGGGAACGTGTGATGGGCGACGGTGAGCGTCAGTTCTCCACTCTGAAAAGCACGGTAGAGGCTATCTGGGCGGGAATTAAAGCGACCGAAGCGGCAGTAAGCAAAGAATTTGGTCTGGCACCGTTCCTGCCAGAGCAGATCCACTTTGTTCACAGCCAGGAATTACTGAGCCGTTATCCGGGTCTTGATGCAAAAGGTCGTGAACGTGCGATCGCTAAAGAGTTAGGTGCGGTCTTCCTGGTGGGGATCGGCGGCAAGCTCAGCGACGGTCACCGCCATGACGTCCGTGCGCCGGATTATGATGACTGGAGCTCCGCATCCGATCTGGGATATGCCGGTCTGAACGGCGATATCCTTGTCTGGAACCCGGTGCTGGAAGATGCGTTTGAACTTTCTTCCATGGGGATTCGTGTCGATGCCGACGCGTTGAAACATCAGCTTCGGCTTACCGGTGATGAAGATCGCCTGAGTCTGGAATGGCACCAGGCGCTGCTGCGCGGTGAAATGCCACAGACTATCGGCGGTGGTATTGGTCAGTCGCGTTTAACCATGCTGCTGCTGCAACTGCCGCACATTGGTCAGGTCCAGTGCGGCGTATGGCCTGCGCAGGTTCGTGAAAGCGTCGCCTCTCTGCTGTAATCTTATTTATCGCCGCCAGCGTCTGAGCAGGCGGCTTCGCATCCCGGTATCAAAGCGCCAGATATGATCGAAAATGCGCATGATGCCGGGTTTGCCATGTGCTGACATCGCCACCGCGTGAAAGCGATGCTGATGAACACGCTGTAACTCTCCTACTTTACTCACCACCTCGTCAGGCAAGCGCTGGGCGATAAAGTCTGAAATCACCACCGCATCGGCATCAAACCACTCCCGTCCCTGCATGCGTTCAATAATGGCGCGAAAGCAGCTGGCGATATCCGTACCGCCGCGAAATCGTTGGCTCAGAAAGCGGATGGCTTGCTCAATACCTTGCGGACCGGAAAGCTCGTAGCGCACCACTTCCGTGGAAAACAGCATAATGAAGCAGCGCCGGTTATCGGCAAGGGCGATACGCATTAGGGCCAGGCAAAAGGCCTTTGCGCACTGTTCATTAAAGCCGCCCATCGAACCGGAGGTATCTACACACACAATGAACGGTCCGCGCGGTTGTTCGTCGAAATCCTGATGAATCACCGGCCGCTCGGTTATCTTCTCGCGCCAGGCTTCACCGTGCAGACGATAAGTGAGCAGCTGTTTTTCCACCAGCCGCCGGTAGAACTCATACTCCAGTTCCGTGATACCGAGCGTGGCCAGTTCCGGCGGTAACAGACGCAGAATATCGTCGCTCTGCTGAATACCATCAACCTGTTCGGGTACCGTTGCGGGCTCACGCACCAGCGTGCGGAAGGTCTCCATCGGCGCATCTTTTCGCGGAACGGATTTGGCTTCTCTGGAACGTCCCAGTTGTTCAGCCAGTCGCATCAGCTCCGGCTGTTCGCTCAGAAAATCACCATATTTCACGATCAACTGATAATCACCGCGTCTGAGCTGGCCTGCGCTCATATCCCACAGCCGACCTGCGGCGGTTTCGTTTTCCGCCAGTACCGGATCCAGTTGACCGCTCAGGGTCATTCGCTCCTGAACTTCACTGAGCAACTGCTCACGTTCCTCTTCAAGCAACTGTTGATTTAGCGTGGTGGCTTGCACCACCAGACTTAAGCGCCAGCGCTGCAAAAAGAGCGTGTGCAGGGCGGGAGTGAATATCGCGTTGCTGTCCACCAGTTGCTGCGCCTGTCCGGCATACGGTGAGTGCAGTCGGTGCAATAGTGTCAGTATTTGCGGTAGCTGGACGATGAACTGCGGGGTGGAGAGGAGCTGGCTTTGCTGATAGCACATCACCTCTTCTGTTAGCTCCGGCGGTACGCGCGCATCCTTCAGCCGACTGCGTAGCGCTTCACGCCAGCGCGGTAGATCGTCTGTAATTGCTGCTTTCAGACGGGGAAATTTTTCAAAAAAAATCGCCAGCTGCGGCGAGGCCAACAGCGCGAGGATCATCTCTTCGATCATCCCCTCTTCACTGACGGCTAACATGACATTGAGTGTATCCAGTGTCAGCATTGTTGCGCCTGACGGATCTGCTCACCCACGTCCTGAAGGCTGGCCTCAATACGACCTAACCAGTCGCTATGAATAAACAAGCACTTTTGCTGTTCGCTAAAGCGGGTATGCTGCTGACGCCAGTCGTTTTCCAACGCTTCCAGTTGTTGTTTTATCTCGCCTGGCATGGCCTCTTCTGATGAACCCGGAAGCGCCAGCCGCGTGCCCTGTAAGCTGACATCACGCACCACCAGATGCTGGGCGCTATCGACTTCCATATTCAGCGTCTGGGCAAAGCCTATCC
The DNA window shown above is from Citrobacter farmeri and carries:
- the atpF gene encoding F0F1 ATP synthase subunit B, encoding MNLNATILGQAIAFVLFVLFCMKYVWPPLMAAIEKRQKEIADGLASAERAHKDLDLAKASATDQLKKAKAEAQVIIEQANKRRAQILDEAKTEAEQERTKIVAQAQAEIDAERKRAREELRKQVAILAVAGAEKIIERSVDEAANSDIVDKLVAEL
- the atpE gene encoding F0F1 ATP synthase subunit C, with translation MENLNMDLLYMAAAVMMGLAAIGAAIGIGILGGKFLEGAARQPDLIPLLRTQFFIVMGLVDAIPMIAVGLGLYVMFAVA
- the atpB gene encoding F0F1 ATP synthase subunit A; this encodes MASENMTPQDYIGHHLNNLQLDLRTFSLVDPHNPPATFWTLNIDSMFFSVVLGLLFLLMFRSVAKKATSGVPGKFQTAIELIIGFVHGSVKDMYHGKSKLIAPLALTIFVWVFLMNLMDLLPIDLLPYIGEHIFGLPALRVVPSADVNITLSMALGVFILILFYSIKMKGIGGFTKELTLQPFNHWAFIPVNLILEGVSLLSKPVSLGLRLFGNMYAGELIFILIAGLLPWWSQWILNVPWAIFHILIITLQAFIFMVLTIVYLSMASEEH
- the atpI gene encoding F0F1 ATP synthase subunit I, whose protein sequence is MSVSLLSRNVARKLLFIQFLAVVASGLLFSLKDLFWGTSAICGGMAVFLPNVLFMIFAWRHQAHTPAKGRVAWTFAFGEAFKVLAMLILLVVALAVFKAVFLPLIVTWVLVLVVQILAPAVINNKG
- the rsmG gene encoding 16S rRNA (guanine(527)-N(7))-methyltransferase RsmG; this translates as MLNKLSRLLADAGISLTDHQKNQLIAYVEMLHKWNKAYNLTSVRDPNEMLVRHILDSIIVAPHLQGERFIDVGTGPGLPGIPLSIVRPQAHFTLLDSLGKRVRFLRQVQHELKLDNITPVQSRVEKFPAEPPFDGVISRAFASLNDMVSWCHHLPGEEGRFYALKGQLPEDEIASLPAAFCVESVVRLQVPHLEGERHLVVIRPNKI
- the mnmG gene encoding tRNA uridine-5-carboxymethylaminomethyl(34) synthesis enzyme MnmG, whose protein sequence is MFYPDPFDVIIIGGGHAGTEAAMAAARMGQQTLLLTHNIDTLGQMSCNPAIGGIGKGHLVKEVDALGGLMAKAIDQAGIQFRILNASKGPAVRATRAQADRVLYRQAVRTALENQPNLMIFQQAVEDLIVENDRVVGAVTQMGLKFRAKAVVLTVGTFLDGKIHIGLDNYSGGRAGDPPSIPLSRRLRELPLRVSRLKTGTPPRIDARTINFSVLAQQHGDNPMPVFSFMGNTAQHPQQVPCYITHTNEKTHDVIRNNLDRSPMYAGVIEGIGPRYCPSIEDKVMRFADRNQHQIFLEPEGLTSNEIYPNGISTSLPFDVQMQIVRSMEGMENAKIVRPGYAIEYDFFDPRDLKPTLESKFIQGLFFAGQINGTTGYEEAAAQGLLAGLNAARLSADKEGWAPARSQAYLGVLVDDLCTLGTKEPYRMFTSRAEYRLMLREDNADLRLTEMGRELGLVDDVRWARFNEKLENIERERQRLKSTWVTPAAESANEVNAHLTAPLSREASGEDLLRRPEMTYAQLTTLTPFAPALEDVQAAEQVEIQVKYEGYIARQQDEIEKQQRNENTLLPATLDYRQVSGLSNEVIAKLNDHKPVSIGQASRISGVTPAAISILLVWLKKQGMLRRSA
- the mioC gene encoding FMN-binding protein MioC; translated protein: MADITLISGSTLGGAEYVAEHLAEKLEDAGFSTETLHGPLLDSLSATGIWLVISSTHGAGDIPDNLVPLYEDLQSQKPDLSQVRFGAIGIGSREYDTFCGAIEKIEAELKHSGAKQIGETLKINILEHDIPEDPAEAWLGSWINLLK
- the asnC gene encoding transcriptional regulator AsnC: MENYQIDNLDRGILDALMENARTAYAELAKQFGVSPGTIHVRVEKMKQAGIITGARIDVSPKQLGYDVGCFIGIILKSAKDYPSALARLESLDEVTEAYYTTGHYSIFIKVMCRSIDALQHVLINKIQTIDEIQSTETLIVLQNPIMRTIKP
- the asnA gene encoding aspartate--ammonia ligase — protein: MKTAYIAKQRQISFVKSHFSRQLEERLGLIEVQAPILSRVGDGTQDNLSGCEKAVQVKVKALPDAQFEVVHSLAKWKRQTLGQHDFSAGEGLYTHMKALRPDEDRLSPLHSVYVDQWDWERVMGDGERQFSTLKSTVEAIWAGIKATEAAVSKEFGLAPFLPEQIHFVHSQELLSRYPGLDAKGRERAIAKELGAVFLVGIGGKLSDGHRHDVRAPDYDDWSSASDLGYAGLNGDILVWNPVLEDAFELSSMGIRVDADALKHQLRLTGDEDRLSLEWHQALLRGEMPQTIGGGIGQSRLTMLLLQLPHIGQVQCGVWPAQVRESVASLL
- the viaA gene encoding ATPase RavA stimulator ViaA gives rise to the protein MLTLDTLNVMLAVSEEGMIEEMILALLASPQLAIFFEKFPRLKAAITDDLPRWREALRSRLKDARVPPELTEEVMCYQQSQLLSTPQFIVQLPQILTLLHRLHSPYAGQAQQLVDSNAIFTPALHTLFLQRWRLSLVVQATTLNQQLLEEEREQLLSEVQERMTLSGQLDPVLAENETAAGRLWDMSAGQLRRGDYQLIVKYGDFLSEQPELMRLAEQLGRSREAKSVPRKDAPMETFRTLVREPATVPEQVDGIQQSDDILRLLPPELATLGITELEYEFYRRLVEKQLLTYRLHGEAWREKITERPVIHQDFDEQPRGPFIVCVDTSGSMGGFNEQCAKAFCLALMRIALADNRRCFIMLFSTEVVRYELSGPQGIEQAIRFLSQRFRGGTDIASCFRAIIERMQGREWFDADAVVISDFIAQRLPDEVVSKVGELQRVHQHRFHAVAMSAHGKPGIMRIFDHIWRFDTGMRSRLLRRWRR